In Gossypium raimondii isolate GPD5lz chromosome 12, ASM2569854v1, whole genome shotgun sequence, a single window of DNA contains:
- the LOC105763789 gene encoding auxin-responsive protein SAUR36, which yields MRKIRGFKIGKRVIRFSKWVIGKARRKPYGYRRLKQGGLFSKSNSLSKFINWGRRLKNGAKSICSVKLGSAYGPIEEKPIEVPKGHLAVYVGRRNGGDFHRVLVPVIYFNHPLFGELLREAEKEYGFCHQGGITIPCGFSEFEKVQTRIAAGTVGRKAVWKRHY from the coding sequence ATGAGAAAGATAAGAGGATTCAAGATCGGAAAACGGGTTATCCGATTTTCAAAGTGGGTCATCGGCAAAGCTCGGAGGAAACCATATGGATACCGTCGTTTAAAACAGGGAGGACTGTTTAGCAAATCAAACTCTTTGTCCAAGTTCATCAACTGGGGTCGCCGGTTGAAAAACGGGGCTAAATCTATATGTTCGGTGAAACTCGGGTCGGCTTATGGACCCATAGAGGAAAAACCGATTGAAGTTCCGAAAGGTCATTTGGCCGTCTACGTCGGTCGAAGAAACGGCGGCGATTTTCATAGAGTGTTGGTGCcggttatttattttaatcacccTTTGTTCGGCGAGCTATTAAGAGAAGCTGAAAAGGAGTATGGGTTTTGTCACcaaggtggaatcacgattcCCTGTGGGTTCTCGGAATTTGAGAAGGTTCAGACCCGGATCGCCGCCGGAACCGTCGGAAGGAAAGCCGTTTGGAAGCGTCACTATTGA